The following are from one region of the Armatimonadota bacterium genome:
- a CDS encoding DNA-directed RNA polymerase subunit beta' produces MNLAETTTDFEAITIGLASPDEIRSWSHGEVKKPETINYRTYKPERDGLFCERIFGPSRDWECHCGKYKKVKFKGIICDRCGVEVTRAKVRRERMGHIELAAPVCHSWYLKGVPSPMSLLLDMSRRLLEEVVYFASYIVTDVDSDRLQALRGDIRRAVDAEKEEIASNCDIAIENLRERYEEGLRRAAEESAREEASDLGEDEEDIAAGEDEDEFEADFMGDDEDEIDEDDADADLGLDLFPGFGYSSEPLPEIMSEEDLSRRIQIEKESAQQKSAALEEALEKLFELTPRQLISEMDYRRLGDLLEVCEKHLEGNFTDLFRAGLGAEAIGELLADIDLDELAHELRKEIDERTGARRARAVKRLRIVEAFRKSKNRPEWMILEVIPVLPPELRPMVQLDGGRFATSDLNDLYRRVINRNNRLRRIVEINAPESIINHERRLLQEAVDALIDNNRRSRPVTGSNRRPLKSLSDMLKGKEGRFRKNLLGKRVDYSGRSVIVVGPELKMHQCGLPREMALELFKPFVMQRLVEQGYTTNIKTAKRMVDRLRSEVWDALEEVIEGHPVLLNRAPTLHRLGIQAFEPTLIDGKAIQLHPLCCEAFNADFDGDQMAVHVPLSAHAQAEARLLMLASRNLFKPADGAPITAPKYDIVLGCYYMTQENPNARGAGKSFESAEAVMSAYEHGKIDLHASVKVRIPTISVRLLDEAGNEQEIEEQLLTDLKRAIAVNVVDEHPVRNRAFSFALTDAMIEKARETVGDARGENWRQIEPKDLPANKDERIQALLEFAAGMAALDGRCAVGDVIEAGVHREMVDTTVGRVIFNSYLPLDMRFLNHDIAKDELGKLVDKCYNIYGQARTAELLDTVKAAGFKYATRSGLSICMDDTNVPTEKERVVSKTEREVRRINEAAAKGLILPDEREALVLELWLKAREDIADQILANIDSFNSIWMMTNSGARANRSHISQISGMRGLMSDPFGRLIEDMPVKNNFNDGLNVLEYFVSTHGARKGLADTALRTADAGYLTRRLVDVAQDVMIRADDCGTMEGIVVYPFYEHEMHCPACGQEDHHRTGECQYCHATLPPARNNDTFETLEQRIIGRTAAVDIIHPETNQVIVPAGYEITERLASEIQNAGIVEVTLRSPLTCELRRGVCAKCYGRDLATRRPVEIGTAIGIIAAQSIGEPGTQLTMRTFHTGGVAGEYITGVADVKKRKQQALRSLSDDIDQGLVSLDMVGGGGRARRKAIKEMLKVLETSVHGLLRVVELFEARTPKGQAITAKVDGVVAEIDTKGLRTVVIHSEHSIDDLRVIRGERLAEDAVGPDGTLLAKRGQKLLKKVRARLRKAGVEFVKIATSHLVPYRGELYVQEGTEVRAGDRLTAGPMDPQAILEMKGVQGVQDYLLREIQAVYKAQGVSINDKHIEVIIRQMLRKRKIREHGDTRFLPGEIVDRMDFEDENRRVRELGGTEATAEPILLGITQASLATESFLSAASFQRTTRVLTEAACEYRRDPLLGLKENVIIGRLIPAGSGLPRHRNCKIGYSEDVQELVQAHQPVLVAEPRDALDQLLEDIQAAREAGLGVLDDDLEPDEDVPMDDEYGEDDLDDENDDDLDGSMDDDE; encoded by the coding sequence ATGAACTTGGCGGAAACGACCACCGATTTCGAGGCCATCACTATTGGCCTGGCGTCTCCCGACGAGATACGCTCCTGGTCTCACGGCGAAGTGAAGAAGCCGGAGACAATCAACTACCGGACCTACAAGCCCGAACGTGACGGTTTGTTCTGCGAGCGGATTTTCGGGCCGTCCCGAGACTGGGAATGCCACTGCGGGAAATACAAGAAGGTCAAGTTCAAGGGAATCATCTGCGACCGCTGCGGGGTCGAGGTGACTCGGGCGAAGGTGCGGCGCGAGCGGATGGGCCACATTGAGCTGGCCGCTCCGGTGTGCCACAGCTGGTATCTGAAGGGCGTTCCCAGCCCCATGAGCCTGCTTCTGGACATGTCTCGGCGGTTGCTGGAGGAAGTTGTCTACTTCGCCTCCTACATCGTGACCGATGTGGATTCCGACCGGCTCCAGGCCCTGCGCGGAGACATCCGCCGGGCCGTGGATGCGGAGAAGGAAGAGATCGCCAGCAATTGCGACATCGCAATTGAGAACCTGCGCGAGCGGTATGAAGAGGGGCTGCGCCGCGCTGCGGAAGAGAGTGCCCGGGAGGAAGCCTCCGACCTCGGGGAGGATGAGGAGGACATCGCGGCCGGCGAGGACGAGGACGAATTCGAAGCCGACTTCATGGGCGACGACGAGGACGAGATCGACGAAGACGATGCAGATGCGGACCTGGGCCTTGACCTCTTCCCCGGTTTCGGGTATTCGAGCGAACCGCTGCCGGAGATCATGAGCGAAGAGGATCTCTCTCGGCGGATCCAGATCGAGAAGGAGTCAGCCCAGCAGAAGTCGGCGGCGCTGGAAGAGGCTCTCGAGAAGCTTTTCGAGCTGACTCCGCGACAGCTCATCTCGGAGATGGACTACCGGCGACTGGGCGACCTGCTGGAGGTCTGCGAGAAGCACCTCGAGGGCAACTTCACTGACCTGTTCCGCGCCGGCCTTGGGGCGGAAGCGATTGGCGAACTGCTTGCGGATATTGACCTGGACGAGCTTGCCCACGAATTGCGGAAGGAGATTGACGAGCGCACCGGTGCACGGCGCGCCCGCGCGGTCAAGCGTCTGCGCATCGTGGAAGCCTTCCGCAAGTCCAAGAACCGGCCCGAGTGGATGATCCTTGAAGTTATCCCGGTGCTGCCGCCCGAGCTGCGCCCCATGGTGCAGCTTGACGGCGGACGCTTCGCCACGTCGGACCTGAATGATCTGTACCGCCGAGTGATCAACCGCAATAACCGGTTGCGCAGGATCGTGGAGATCAATGCGCCGGAGTCGATCATCAACCACGAACGGCGATTGCTGCAGGAGGCCGTGGACGCGCTCATCGACAATAACCGCCGCAGCCGGCCCGTGACGGGCTCCAATCGCCGGCCGCTCAAGTCGCTGTCCGACATGCTGAAGGGCAAGGAAGGCCGGTTCCGCAAGAACCTGCTGGGTAAGCGAGTGGACTACTCGGGCCGCAGCGTTATCGTGGTCGGCCCCGAACTGAAGATGCACCAGTGTGGCCTTCCGCGCGAGATGGCCCTGGAACTGTTCAAGCCATTCGTCATGCAGCGTCTCGTTGAGCAGGGCTACACGACGAATATCAAGACGGCAAAGCGCATGGTGGACCGGCTGCGAAGCGAGGTGTGGGACGCGCTGGAGGAGGTCATTGAGGGCCACCCGGTTCTGCTCAACCGTGCGCCGACCCTGCATCGTCTGGGCATCCAGGCCTTCGAGCCCACGCTCATCGACGGCAAGGCGATCCAGCTCCACCCGTTGTGCTGCGAGGCTTTCAATGCGGACTTCGACGGCGATCAGATGGCAGTTCACGTACCGCTGTCGGCCCACGCGCAGGCCGAGGCGCGGTTGCTGATGCTGGCCAGCCGCAACCTGTTCAAACCCGCAGACGGCGCGCCGATCACGGCGCCCAAGTATGACATCGTTCTGGGCTGCTACTACATGACCCAGGAGAACCCCAACGCTCGCGGCGCAGGTAAGAGCTTCGAGAGCGCTGAAGCGGTCATGAGCGCGTATGAACATGGCAAGATCGACCTTCACGCGTCGGTGAAGGTGCGTATCCCGACCATCTCGGTGCGCCTGCTTGATGAAGCCGGCAATGAGCAAGAGATCGAGGAGCAGCTTCTCACCGATCTGAAGCGCGCCATCGCGGTGAACGTGGTGGACGAGCACCCGGTGCGGAACCGCGCTTTCAGCTTCGCTCTGACCGACGCGATGATCGAGAAGGCCCGGGAGACCGTTGGGGATGCGCGGGGTGAGAACTGGCGGCAGATCGAGCCGAAGGATCTTCCCGCCAACAAGGATGAGCGGATCCAGGCGCTCCTGGAGTTCGCGGCCGGTATGGCAGCGCTGGATGGTCGTTGCGCGGTTGGGGATGTAATCGAAGCCGGGGTCCACCGTGAGATGGTGGATACCACGGTGGGGCGAGTCATCTTCAACTCCTATCTGCCGCTGGACATGCGCTTCCTGAACCACGACATTGCTAAAGACGAATTGGGCAAGCTCGTGGACAAGTGCTACAACATCTACGGTCAGGCGCGCACCGCGGAGCTGCTGGATACGGTCAAGGCGGCGGGGTTCAAGTACGCCACCCGGTCCGGCCTGAGCATCTGCATGGACGACACCAACGTCCCGACCGAGAAGGAGCGTGTCGTCTCCAAGACTGAGCGGGAGGTCCGGCGCATCAACGAGGCGGCAGCCAAAGGGCTTATCCTGCCCGACGAGCGCGAGGCCCTGGTGCTGGAATTGTGGCTGAAGGCTCGCGAGGACATCGCGGACCAGATTTTGGCCAATATCGACAGCTTCAACTCAATCTGGATGATGACCAACTCCGGGGCGCGCGCCAATCGCAGCCACATTTCGCAGATCTCGGGCATGCGTGGTCTCATGAGCGACCCGTTTGGTCGACTGATTGAGGACATGCCGGTAAAGAACAACTTCAACGACGGCTTGAACGTTCTGGAGTATTTCGTGTCCACTCACGGCGCCCGCAAAGGTCTCGCGGACACGGCTCTGCGCACTGCGGACGCGGGGTACCTGACCCGCCGCCTGGTGGACGTGGCCCAGGACGTCATGATCCGCGCCGATGACTGCGGAACGATGGAAGGGATCGTTGTTTACCCCTTCTACGAACACGAGATGCACTGCCCGGCGTGTGGTCAGGAAGACCATCACCGCACCGGCGAATGCCAGTATTGCCATGCCACTCTGCCGCCGGCGCGCAACAACGACACTTTCGAGACCCTGGAGCAACGCATTATCGGCCGGACCGCGGCGGTGGATATCATTCACCCGGAGACCAACCAGGTCATCGTGCCGGCCGGTTACGAGATCACTGAGCGTCTGGCCAGCGAGATCCAGAACGCGGGGATCGTGGAAGTCACCCTGCGCTCGCCGCTGACCTGCGAGTTACGACGCGGGGTGTGCGCCAAGTGCTATGGTCGCGATCTTGCCACGCGTCGACCGGTTGAGATCGGAACGGCCATCGGGATCATCGCCGCGCAGTCCATCGGGGAGCCCGGGACGCAGTTGACAATGCGCACGTTCCATACCGGTGGCGTCGCGGGTGAGTACATCACCGGCGTTGCTGACGTGAAGAAGCGGAAGCAGCAAGCCCTGCGCAGTCTGAGCGACGACATCGACCAGGGCCTGGTTTCGCTGGACATGGTCGGTGGCGGCGGTCGCGCGCGCCGCAAGGCGATCAAGGAAATGCTCAAGGTGCTTGAGACCTCGGTTCATGGTCTCCTGCGCGTTGTTGAACTGTTCGAGGCCCGTACCCCCAAGGGGCAAGCCATCACGGCGAAGGTGGATGGTGTGGTCGCGGAGATCGACACCAAGGGTCTTCGCACTGTGGTCATCCATTCCGAGCACTCCATCGACGACTTGCGTGTGATCCGTGGTGAGCGTCTGGCGGAGGACGCAGTCGGCCCGGACGGGACGCTGCTTGCCAAGCGCGGCCAGAAGCTGCTCAAGAAAGTGCGGGCACGGCTGCGGAAGGCCGGCGTGGAGTTCGTCAAGATCGCCACATCCCACCTGGTGCCCTACCGCGGCGAGCTCTATGTGCAGGAAGGCACCGAAGTGCGCGCCGGAGACCGTCTGACCGCCGGCCCGATGGACCCGCAGGCGATCCTCGAAATGAAGGGCGTCCAGGGCGTTCAGGACTACCTGCTTCGCGAGATTCAGGCGGTCTACAAGGCGCAGGGCGTCAGCATCAACGACAAGCACATCGAGGTCATTATCCGCCAGATGCTGCGGAAGCGGAAGATACGCGAACACGGCGACACCCGGTTCCTGCCGGGGGAGATTGTGGACCGGATGGACTTCGAGGACGAGAATCGCCGCGTCCGAGAACTGGGCGGCACCGAGGCAACCGCGGAGCCGATCCTCCTGGGAATCACGCAGGCGTCCCTGGCAACCGAGAGCTTCCTGTCAGCCGCGTCCTTCCAACGCACCACGCGGGTTCTCACCGAGGCGGCGTGCGAGTACCGGCGCGACCCGCTGCTGGGCCTGAAGGAGAACGTGATCATCGGCCGGTTGATTCCGGCGGGCAGTGGCCTGCCGCGGCACCGGAACTGCAAGATCGGGTACTCCGAGGATGTGCAAGAACTGGTTCAAGCGCACCAGCCCGTGCTGGTGGCCGAGCCCAGGGACGCGCTGGATCAGCTTCTCGAGGATATCCAGGCTGCCCGTGAAGCCGGCCTTGGAGTGCTGGATGATGATCTGGAGCCGGATGAGGATGTTCCGATGGACGATGAGTACGGGGAAGACGACCTGGATGATGAAAACGACGACGATCTGGACGGGTCGATGGACGACGACGAATAG